Proteins from a single region of Aythya fuligula isolate bAytFul2 chromosome 3, bAytFul2.pri, whole genome shotgun sequence:
- the OPRM1 gene encoding mu-type opioid receptor, protein MALYSVVCVVGLFGNFLVMYVIVRYTKMKTATNIYIFNLALADALATSTLPFQSVNYLMGTWPFGTILCKIVISIDYYNMFTSIFTLCTMSVDRYVAVCHPVKALDFRTPRNAKIVNVCNWILSSAIGLPVMFMATTKYRHGSIDCTLKFSHPAWYWENLLKICVFIFAFIMPVLIITVCYGLMILRLKSVRMLSGSKEKDRNLRRITRMVLVVVAVFIVCWTPIHIYVIVKALVNIPETTFQTVSWHFCIALGYTNSCLNPVLYAFLDENFKRCFREFCIPTSSTIEQQNSTRVRQNTRDHASTANTVDRTNHQV, encoded by the exons gtacACGAAAATGAAGACTGCCACCAATATCTATATTTTCAATCTTGCATTGGCAGATGCATTAGCAACAAGTACTCTGCCATTCCAGAGCGTGAATTATTTGATGGGAACATGGCCATTTGGTACAATCCTTTGTAAAATTGTTATATCCATAGACTACTACAATATGTTCACCAGTATCTTTACGCTCTGCACCATGAGTGTGGATCGCTATGTAGCTGTCTGCCACCCAGTTAAGGCCCTTGATTTTCGTACCcccagaaatgcaaaaatagttAACGTCTGCAACTGGATTCTTTCTTCTGCCATTGGACTGCCAGTTATGTTCATGGCAACTACTAAATACAGGCATG GCTCTATTGACTGCACACTTAAGTTCTCTCACCCTGCTTGGTACTGGGAGAACCTCttgaaaatctgtgttttcatcTTTGCTTTCATCATGCCAGTCCTGATCATTACTGTGTGCTATGGACTGATGATTTTACGCCTGAAGAGTGTTCGCATGTTATCTGGCTCCAAGGAGAAGGACAGGAACTTGCGGAGAATCACAAGGATGGTTCTTGTAGTGGTGGCAGTGTTTATCGTCTGCTGGACTCCCATCCACATTTATGTCATCGTTAAAGCCCTGGTCAACATCCCAGAAACTACTTTCCAAACTGTCTCCTGGCACTTCTGTATTGCTTTAGGGTATACAAATAGTTGCCTTAATCCAGTCCTGTATGCATTTCTAGATGAGAATTTCAAAAGATGTTTCAGAGAGTTCTGCATCCCCACCTCCTCAACCATTGAGCAGCAAAACTCCACCCGAGTCCGCCAAAACACTCGTGACCATGCTTCCACTGCCAACACTGTGGACAGGACTAACCATCAGGTATGA